In Pithys albifrons albifrons isolate INPA30051 chromosome 6, PitAlb_v1, whole genome shotgun sequence, a single genomic region encodes these proteins:
- the AREL1 gene encoding apoptosis-resistant E3 ubiquitin protein ligase 1 isoform X4 translates to MVEKAFFGRLVTGFALLVLFLIQGKHYAVHHVFQCSGMVVPSKTKIVCHFSTLVLTCGQQHTLQIAPRDEYDNPTSNSVSLIDEHNYSLSIHELGPQEEESSDVVFEKSVVSNRQTCEVLFRLTLHCRGCFHACIFYQNQPISNGDFDIIVLSENEKNIVERNVSTSGVSIYFEAYLYDTPSYTNTQWQLPPMHLNSSQRRPSTAIEDEDEDSPSDSQTPEKVKKPKKVYCYVSPKQFSVKEFYLKIIPWRLFTFRVCPGTKFSYLGPDPVHKLLTLVVDDGIQPPVELSCKERNILAATFIRSLHKNIGGSETFQDKVNFFQRELRQVHMKRPHSKVTLKVSRHCLLESSFKATRNFSVSDWSKNFEVIFQDEEALDWGGPRREWFELICKALFDTTNQLFTRFSDNNQALVHPNPGRPTYLRLKVYEFAGRLVGKCLYESSLGGAYKQLVRARFTRSFLAQIIGLRMHYKYFETDDPEFYKSKVCFILNNDVNEMDLVFAEEKYSKTGQLEKVVELVAGGAQVPVTNENKILYLNLLAQYRLANQVREEVDHFLKGLNELVPENLLAIFDENELELLMCGTGDISVCDFKAHAVVVGGSWHFREKVMRWFWTVVSSFTQEELARLLQFTTGSSQLPPGGFAALCPSFQIIAAPTHSTLPTAHTCFNQLCLPTYDSYEEVHKMLQLAISEGCEGFGML, encoded by the exons ATGGTGGAAAAAGCATTCTTTGGAAGACTAGTAACTGGGTTTGCTTTATTAGTATTGTTTCTGATCCAAGGAAAACACTATGCAGTACATCAtgtatttcagtgctcag GAATGGTGGTTCCCTCCAAAACCAAAATTGTCTGCCATTTCTCCACTCTGGTGCTGAcctgtgggcagcagcacacTCTGCAGATAGCTCCCAGAGATGAGTATGACAATCCCACCAGCAATTCTGTGTCACTGATAGATGAGCACAATTACAGCCTCTCTATCCATGAG cTGGGTCCTCAGGAAGAGGAGAGCTCTGATGTGGTGTTTGAGAAGTCTGTGGTGTCCAATCGGCAGACTTGTGAGGTGCTCTTCCGACTCACCTTGCACTGTCGGGGGTGTTTCCATGCCTGCATCTTCTACCAGAACCAGCCCATAAGCAATGGTGATTTTGACATCATTGTTCTAAGCG AGAATGAAAAGAACATTGTAGAACGCAATGTGTCCACCTCAGGTGtcagtatttattttgaagcCTACCTTTATGATACTCCTAGTTATACCAACACTCAGTGGCAACTTCCACCAATGCACCTGAACTCCTCCCAGCGCCGTCCTTCTACTGCAATTGAGGATGAAGATGAAGATTCTCCTTCTGACAGCCAGACCCCTGAGAAAGTGAAGAAGCCTAAGAAAGTGTACTGCTATGTGTCACCTAAG CAATTCTCAGTGAAAGAATTTTACCTGAAGATCATTCCATGGCGCCTTTTCACCTTTAGAGTGTGTCCTGGCACAAAG TTTTCATACCTTGGTCCTGATCCTGTGCACAAATTACTGACACTGGTGGTGGATGATGGGATCCAACCCCCTGTGGAGCTCAGCTGCAAGGAGAGGAACATCTTGGCAGCCACTTTCATTCGCTCTCTACATAAAAACATAG GAGGCTCTGAAACCTTCCAAGACAAAGTGAACTTCTTTCAGCGAGAGCTACGTCAGGTGCATATGAAAAGACCTCATTCGAAGGTCACGCTGAAGGTCAGCCGTCACTGTCTACTGGAGTCG tcttttaaAGCAACACgaaatttttctgtttctgactgGAGCAAAAACTTTGAAGTGATTTTTCAGGATGAAGAAG CTCTGGACTGGGGAGGTCCACGCAGAGAGTGGTTTGAGCTCATTTGTAAGGCATTATTTGATACCACCAATCAACTGTTTACCCGCTTTAGTGATAACAACCAGGCCTTG GTTCATCCCAATCCAGGGCGTCCCACGTATTTACGACTCAAAGTGTATGAATTTGCAGGCCGCCTGGTAGGAAAGTGTCTTTATGAATCATCTCTGGGAGGTGCTTACAAACAACTGGTTCGAGCTCGCTTCACCCGATCCTTCCTGGCTCAGATCATTGGACTTCGTATGCATTACAAG TATTTTGAAACGGATGATCCAGAATTCTATAAATCCAAAGTGTGTTTTATACTGAACAATGATGTGAATGAGATGGATTTGGTCTTCGCTGAAGAGAAGTATAGCAAAACAGGACAGCTGGAGAAG GTGGTAGAActggtggcaggaggggctcAAGTACCAGTGaccaatgaaaacaaaatcttgTATCTAAATCTGCTTGCACAGTATAGGCTGGCCAATCAGGTTAGAGAGGAGGTGGATCACTTCCTGAAAG gTCTTAATGAATTAGTTCCTGAGAACCTCCTGGCTATTTTTGATGAGAATGAACTTGAG TTGCTCATGTGTGGTACTGGAGATATCAGTGTCTGTGACTTTAAGGCACATGCTGTAGTGGTAGGAGGATCTTGGCACTTCCGTGAGAAG GTCATGAGGTGGTTTTGGACTGTGGTCTCCAGTTTTACGCAGGAAGAGCTGGCCAGGCTTTTGCAGTTCACAACTGGTTCCTCCCAACTGCCCCCAGGAGGGTTTGCTGCACTCTGTCCATCTTTTCAGATCATTGCAGCTCCAACTCACAGCACTTTGCCAACAGCCCACACTTG TTTTAACCAGCTGTGCCTCCCTACTTACGACTCCTATGAAGAAGTGCACAAGATGCTGCAGCTAGCTATCAGCGAGGGTTGTGAGGGTTTTGGCATGCTGTGA